TAAATAACATAAGTTTATGTAGAGCTAGTAAGAGAAATGATATTAAAATTTGAGGTATTAATTACAATGTTCAataatttatgattttttaagCTATTGTAATTGGAGTAATAAGGGATTTTATAGGAATTTTAGTTGCTTCATAGAGATTCTTATGGCATGAAacttataaaattttattttttcatgtgGCCACACATATGCCAAACATTGCTTATGATTTTGAAGCCATCTTTATTATACTTGGTGAGGCCTCCAAAGATTCACATGAGACATAAAATCAATTAAAGTGTAACATGGTCAAACTTGAGGTTAGTTGCACCAAAGGATGGATGATTTGTATCATATCAAGCTAGCTTCTCACTTTGAAATGGTGTTGTGCATGATAAacatttttgctttcttttttcATTCTTGCTTGTTGTTGAAACATTTAAAGCTTAGATATGTTGTGAAGTAATTTTTTTAATGATAGGTGAGGGGTTTGGCATTGAACTCAATATGAATTGTTGCCAGAGAGTTCACAAGACTGTAATCAAGAATTATATCTTTACAACAGTCAAGAGATGACTTAGTGGAACCCTATGTGTTCAAATTTAGTATGGATTGTTGATAATAAATTTGGTGTTTATGATTAAAGAGTTCGAGGAGATGGTAAACCAAGAACTCAAGAATTCAGCTCATAGCTACTCCCTTACAAGGGTTACGAGGTAGCTTGATGGGGTGCCACCTAATTCGGGACTTGTTTCTTCAAATAAATATCTTCTAAAACATGAGTATTTTATTTTACGTAATTAATAGGTTGAGTGATGTAAGCCTAAACAGAGTTCCTTGGAAAGGTAAAATTTGAAGAACAATGTGACAAGGAATAGATGCTTGCATATTACATTAGTTGCATTCAACTATGCAATTGCATTTCACGATTATGTCATTGTAATGTTCTCCTTCATGTATTCACCATGTTCATTACTTATCAATaaacaaatcaaagattttttattttacaaTCATCAGATCTTAATTTGTTTATATGTTTTATAATCTTATGCTAACAACTATCATTATCCAGATTTGAACTTATTAATAGCCTAAATACTCGTGAAAGAACATTAGTACAACATATagaattagatttattatttacaATTATTGTGCTCTCGTAATCCTCTATCGAGGAATCCACATGGAGAGCTCCATTCTATGATAATTTATGCCTTTTATCTAAAAAATTCCTTTCAGGGATAAAAACATGCAATTCTATGTTTTTTCCGCATAAAAGCACCTTATGATTCCATTACTTTATGACATCCTATGAAGCTTGAATTTTAATCAATGGCTGTAGTTGATCACCTTTAGATCCATGGATAAGGCCTAGTGTGATAGAAGAAAAATGGATGAATTTAGTAAGGCTATTTTGTCATCTACGTGGATCTCTAAAGTTATCCACACCAAACCATTAATTTGATTTCACGGCCAGCACTGGCACCTAATAAGCTTGTTTAGGTAGTGGTAAACTACATCCTCTTCTTATCACTCTAAAATAACACTGCGTCCATTGGTTTGGATTCAACAGATACTACACCTATAATTCTAGAGAAACAGATTATTTGAACGCTGGGCCATTCAAGGACACGCCAGTCCTTATGAATATAAGCCATTACATGAAAGCCAAAAAAACCTTGGGTCCAACACACTCATATTTTAACTCCCAATACATGGGACTGTTGAATTCGACATGGTTACTGTTCCTGTTCTCAATGGGGTGGAGCACTCAAAAGAGAAAAAAATGTTTCTTACATTTCTACAAAGATTAATGTCAAAGAGAAAAATGCTGATGATTTATTTATAGAAAGGTATGTATTTCACCTTACATAATAATTTTGGGACATTTTACTATTATGCATGTAGTTAGAACAGATATATAACTATATTGTCTTTCAAACCTGCGTTACACATGAACATGTAAGATTATAATAGTTTTCTTAATATAGTGCAGATATCTCTATGTGCATGACTCTATAGAAACACTATTTAGATTATTATTTTAGTGTATGTGCATTTAAGAAATTCTGATGTATCGATATCCAGATGATTGATCAGAGGTAAGATAGTAATAAAGTTCAACACTAAATCAGCAGGTACAGAATCTATATTGTTAGGACTTCCTATAACCTAATTATAGCCAACTTAAGAGCATAATTTCCATGTAATGAAGTACCAGGCATTGAAGTATAGATCGCTTCTAGCTTTTGGAGACATCTAGAATGTAGTTTCTATCGATCAACTGCCAAAGTCTTTGCTCAAGTTTGGTGCCACCAGTGAACCTCTTCTTATCAAACAGCTGCGAAAAATATCAACAAATAAACTAATTTAATGTTGAAATCATGTCTAACTTTGTAAATGGAACTAAACAAGTTCTTGTTAAATGTAATTCATTGCCAAAAACACCACCTTGCAATGAAGAGTGTGATAGACTTTGTCATCAGCGGTGAAAGAGGAGGCAGATATTATATGAAGTCCTTCTTCTTCAACTACAAGCAGAAGCCTAGAAAGGGCCATCTGCTTTCTCAATGTATTTGTTGTGATTAGTACAAGGGAACCCACATGATTTACATTCACTAGAGGAAACGCATCGCACTTCCTGAATGATATATCATTGTTCACCTTGTAGTATTGCATTTCGCTCATCTTCATCTCGTCTCTTTTCTTTGTAAGCTCCTCCACCTTCTCCTGCAAATGACGGATATAGTCGGTGGCAACAGATAGCTGATCAGTAAGAGAAGACTTGCCCTGCACCACAATCCAGAGAAATATTCATTAATCCTAGCTTCAACTGATATTCACATTCCAATAATCTCAAAACATAAGTTCACATGCCAGTAATCTCCAAACATTATCTTCAATTCCTTATGTTTCCAAAGCACCTGCCCTTTCAAAGGAAAAAATAAAGTCTGTTGTAGGTAGAATTCTATCATTTAATATTACTTTTCAAAATTCTCTATTTTGCAAGCTTAATTCATTAAGCCAACAATTAATTTTCAGGAAAGCACCCACAAGAATATCTAGTAATATCATCTAGACTTGTAACGGTTTAGGTAATGGGTGAGAACATCGGAGGAGAGGTCTGCAGAATAATTGAAGAAAACAGCGGCTTGTTCTGTAATTATCTAGGGTGTGGGTGAAACTTCTGTTATAAAGTATGCGGTCATCCATTTTTggatattcatcattgatttgcCATTACATCAAAATTTTGTAGGTGCAATGAATTTTTAAAGCAATATCTTGGTAGCCAATCCACGATCATTTTTCATAAATGTTGCAGTTAGTTCAGCATAACTCAAAAGAATTAATCTTGAATTTAGACTCTGATATCACATGTAAGTTTGCCATTACACCAAAATTTGTAGGTCTCCATGAATTTTTAAAGCAGCATCTTGATAGTTAATCTACAAGATCAATTTTCAAAGTGCGGCAGTTAGTCCAATACCCCTTCCTGATATAACTCAAAGGAATTAATCTAGACTTTAGACTGTGACACCACACGTATGTTTGGCATTTTACGAAAATTTGTAGGTCTCAATAAATTTTCAAAGTAACATCTTGCCAGTTAATCTACAAGATCAATTTTCAAAGTGCGGCAGACAACACCAAAATAATTAATCTTGAGTTTAGAATCTGATAGTACATGTAAGTTTGTCATTAAACCAAAATTTGTAGATCTGAATGGATTTTGAAAGCAACATCTTAAATGTTAATCCACATCACTGTGATACCACATGTAAGTTTGTCATTACACCAAACATTGTAAGTCTAAATGAATTTTCAAGCAACATCTTGAATGTTAATCCACATGATTCTGATACCACATGTAAGTTTGTCATTACACCAAAATTTGAAGGTTTGAATGAATTTTCAAAACAACATCTAGAAAGTTTATCCACATGATTCTGATACCACATATAAATTTGTCATTACATCAAAATTAACTCTAATAACACATTTAAATTCGTCATGACAGCAAAACCTGCACGTGTTAATTAGCTTCCAGATAGACAGCAGCATTTATACACAGAACGATTATTAATCTACAAGAGTATTTCCCAGAGATGCAACATTTAATCCAACAATAAAACTCCTAAAAAACCAGTTCATCTTTGAATAGATACTTACATAAAAGACAATCCAAAATAGAAAAAATCAATTATACAATGTGATCTGTGTAAATTAAACCAGTAGAGACAACATGTAATGAACAACTAAactaaaatgaaaataaatagaaaGAAAACATAGAACATAATACACCATGAATTATGTGGTTCATCATAAAGCTGCTTCCACTTTTAAATAGGGAATGATTTCATTAATCGATATCTAATACATTTAGATATATGAACTGCACACATCCATTTTTAAGATCTAAATGTGAAACTGGGATTTGAAAGTACATCCATTTTTAAGATCTAAATGTGAAACTGGGATTTGAAAGAATGCAGATGATCATATGACCGTTAggttcacattcccaacaatctgaAGTGCTAATGGTTAATCTAATCTAGGAACAACAGATAAAAAATGATAacagattgagattgaagaaagaGGGATTTGTTAGTAGTGCATACCACAATGATCTCCTGTGGCAGCAAAGATCTGAGATCAGAATAGCGGGACTTCATTTGTTTCCTCCTCTCCCTTTCTATTACTTTGTGAAGCCATTTCTTGTCCACGCCTTCTCGCCTTTTCCTTTGCTTGCCATCATCGCCAAATTTGTTGGAAGCACCACACTGCACAATATCTAACCCGGTTTGAACATCGCCAAAACAGAATTGTGGCAGCGAATAGTTGCTTTGGCCACTCTGCACATTGGTACTGGATAAAAATGCAGAAAACTCATGAGGAAATGCGTTCATCTTCTTTCTAAGATGTTAAAATAGAAGAGTTTAAGAGCAGAAAAGAAGATGTTACAATAGAAGAGTTTAAGGAGTACTAGGCTATGGAAATTTAGTGCATCTGGTGAAACCCTCTGAATATACAATTTAATAGACCATGAGATGTGGTTAGTGGGGAAATAGATGACCGGCAAAGCTGGGCAGATGTCGGTAGCTTTTACAAGATTTGATTCGCATACGGATCTAATAATAGGATACGTTATTTCCTTGTCCTGATCCAAAAGCATGGGAATACGGAGTACCGACCCTTCACTTTCCTCGCGGGgcattaatttatttcaattgccTGTTTACCGACAAATTCTAACCAATGTGGATATTTTCTCATGCGTCTCGCTCATTATAGTAAATTGCAATGTATGTAACTAGCCATTTATGTTGAATTCATTTGTTTTGGAAATTCCTTTTGGTGGGTCTTCATGGATCGGAATCAAATCAATTATCTGATCATTTAAGAAAAAACTACAACTCACAATAATTCCACTTTGTATCTTTATTTTAAGTATGAAACAATCAATTGAATGCACTAGTGCAAAGGCTGCATCAACTACAATGTTAATAAATTCAAGATAAAGTTGAACCTTAGATTGTCTTTAtatctttcctcaaaatatatttttagattgtaataaagtgactttatttaaGATTTACGAATGAAAATTTTAAAACGTGGAGTATTGGTTATTTGTCTTATAATTCTTGTTTACTTTAGGTTGGAATTAAAAAATGTATATAGTTGATTGGGATAAGATATAAATGTGGgatggatatatgctttgtttaAGTACATGTTTTCATCAGTTATTTAGATTCAATATTATGTTTAGTGTACAAGATATTATATGTGTTTGAGTAATGGAAGACATTTGGATGAGAAAAACCATAGATACTATTTAATCATCTTATCGAATTCTAGTCTATATGATTGATTAGATGATCTTGTGACTCTTGTGGGTATGGTCATTTGTTTAATTTATCCTTTCTAGTTGTCAAGGAAAGGATGTTCCTAATGTTTTTTAATTTTGTGAGAACTTCAAATCAAATATATTCTAGATCCCTCTTATGATATAACAACAAATTGTATGCTTCCTTATGTGTTAATTTATTCATAAATGTAAGTCAGTTGTATAGTGTTCTAAATAATATAATGGTTTATTAGAAATGGTGTTATGCAGTGTGATTCAATTGAGGATTGTTGGATTtatctttttataatttttttaatctaaaataAATGCTTTTCTTGAGTTTGTTATAAATTTGATTTATTGCAttgaagttaaatatttaattgaaaatatactatttatttcaattaaaaaggGTCTATCTTAAtggaaaattttataaaaaataatacataTTTCACTTTAAGATTtagtttgaaaataaaatttatagtTCAATGTGAAAGGAAATAAAACATATTATGTATTAGGATTATGCATATAGAGGGTCCAAATAACACTTTTATTTTTAAACCCTTGAATTGCTTCTGAGgcatcttaagaaaatttgattcttGATTGAAGGATAACTTGGATTGAATTATACTTCAAGAATGTCCATTTGAAATCTTGGACAATATTGATGTACTTTTTTTTGTTATCAAAGAGTGTAATTTTTCCATGTGTTTTTTGTTTGATTATGCTCTCATATCATTTGTGGTAGATATATGAACTTCTTGTATATGTTTGAATTTGAATATGAAAAGagtatatatatttcattttgctGTTAATTTTCATATATTCAAGAGAAAGcacaaaatcatttaaaaatcttaTATAAACTTTCTAGAAATTATCTAGTCGCAAATTTATCAAATTGTGTATATTATAAACATAAGGTTTCATTTAGAATTTTTATTGTatgcattttcaattttgttcAAAATTTTAAGTATCATAAAGACCATTAGAAAAATTATAATATTTGTAAGATTTGAAAAATACATTCCCGTCACCTTTTTAGACTAGATGGTGTGTTTACTCttctaaatttattaatttttattttgtgtaaaggtgaaaattagggtttcacctaatgatgtagtaaaaccactaatttttgcttaggtACCTCTATATTAGGGAAatatggaatttgatagatctaagcctaaaaGACCAAGATTTTGATAAGAGTCTAGTGGTTTTAGATTCCCTCTTCTTTCCCTTTCAGTTGAATTGATTTGGTTAATCATGCAAAAATAAGGGTACATGTATGTAAATTGAAGGAATTATGCATAAAATATGAGATACAATCGTCAAACGGAGCTACAAACCTAAATCTGAGCAATATGTGACTATTTGGATATTTTCCCAAAAGGTCATCCTAAATTGTTGGGACCAGAATGCCCGTCGCTctggtcctccaaaatttttgtTGTCCAAAGGGGAATTTGTTTGTCTCTATGAATAATGTCAATCTTGAAAATTGAAGCtttgtacctattcctacacatagGAGATAAGGGAAAATGGTTGGAAATAGTGGTTTACCTTaaatcaaaccccggttttggaattaaccatgaaatagaattgaaatcgaaaataaattgttgtaatggaaatgatatccttttgagggaaatgctgaaaatgtctaaaacactaatgatatacctctaTGAAGTTTTCTTTGTCTACgcgaggaattagggtttcatgtagtcctcataaaacatagaaaatgaatttaatctccaatgcttgaatcttgacttcacatCTACTCCAATACTTGAAAGGATACTAATTACTTGCTCAATAGAActatgaatgcttgatttcttgatcaGATGTTGAATGTTTTTGTGGATCAATTTAATCAAAATGAGTGGGGTAGACCTCGTTTTATACATGCCAGTCGAAAAACAAACTATTTTTTTGACATGAGATGACATGAGATCTAGGTTCTTGCCCATTTGATGTTATTATTGAGAGGCCCCAAGATGGGTCATAattgggaggaccatggcatgggcactctggtccctaagcaccaaggcaatggcactttggtctTGACGAATCAGTGACTTAAAATTTTGGGGAATAAATTGCATATGATGAAAATATTAAGTTTGGTGGAAGGGATCCACTAACTTGGGGTTACCATGCTCTtagaataaataatatatattataaaatgtgTATTTATTAAAttaacctcatcccccaaaggaagTGGAACcacaagacaatgaaagaagagcacatgtgtcttttgagtcaacattgaagagaccaaaagagatctcaagtCTTTGTATCATCGCCAAGTAAacaacacaagggaaaacaaatagaagaattgagatacaaatagacgaatgtcacaatagattcgacctctttattaccttggaTAAACAGagtgacaagggtcatccaaagagaacatAACATAACAAAGAAACACATCACTAGGGAAACACATTACGAACAAgcaagagaagggagagagagagaatctatgatatgaatgaagctaatcaagaaaataatccacctcccaatcttgttgaacattattctcggaaggtggacaagatgaaaGATGATCAACTTCGAGCACGGTAGATGTAGCTTCTACAAGTTCCAGACAAGGACCatactctaatgatgagtcactttagaTCTGTCAGTAGGATCTAGGAttaatgattttaaaaattatttagataaatcattgtcaacatcaaccatctcatattcatcattagaatcattaatGTCAACATTGTTGGCATGAACATTATTTTCATCcatctcctcatcaagattaataaaaataggatctctaatatgaaTAGAACACGAACCATCATCTTTCATAAGCATTCTTAATCTTATTGATTTAGGTTTTAATTACTCTCTAGGGATTAGGCGAAGGTTGGACAGATGGGACTAAGTCAACATTTGATGTATTTGGGGAGGAAATGtcttgagaagcaagttcacgagccttaGCACGATGTCTCTATTAgaattctcttgcacaatgatttcttTTAGATTTAGCCAATGGTTGTGAAGGTTTgagatcaatggacataggcttatTTTTTTCCTTTAAAGGAGGAATGAGAGAATGTATACTAGGTTTAAAAATAGGAGATGTCAGGTGCTTGCCTTTGTAATATGTAGGAGGCAGAATTGCGGCATATGAAGGAGGA
The nucleotide sequence above comes from Cryptomeria japonica chromosome 11, Sugi_1.0, whole genome shotgun sequence. Encoded proteins:
- the LOC131070516 gene encoding transcription factor bHLH118, yielding MNAFPHEFSAFLSSTNVQSGQSNYSLPQFCFGDVQTGLDIVQCGASNKFGDDGKQRKRREGVDKKWLHKVIERERRKQMKSRYSDLRSLLPQEIIVGKSSLTDQLSVATDYIRHLQEKVEELTKKRDEMKMSEMQYYKVNNDISFRKCDAFPLVNVNHVGSLVLITTNTLRKQMALSRLLLVVEEEGLHIISASSFTADDKVYHTLHCKLFDKKRFTGGTKLEQRLWQLIDRNYILDVSKS